DNA from Ictidomys tridecemlineatus isolate mIctTri1 chromosome 12, mIctTri1.hap1, whole genome shotgun sequence:
tccatcaccaccaccatcacccccacCTCCATTATCACTTTCACCTCCATCACCAGCACTATCAATTATCCTCACCACGCTCATCTCCGTTACCATCACCatcctcacctccatcaccacttTCATCACTACCACTAtccatcactatcaccaccactatcacccCCATTACTCTCAcctccaccaacaccaccatcctcacctctatcacctccatcactaccaccacatcctcacctccatcactaccaccacatcctcacctccatcaccaccaccacattctcacctccatcactaccaccacatcctcacctccatcactaccaccacatcctcacttccatcaccaccaccatcaccacatcctcacctccGTCACCACCACATCACCACCatcctcacctccatcaccaccaccatcaccaccatcctcaCCTCCGTCACCACCCCATCATCCTTACccacatcatcattatcatcaccatcatcattttcTCACCTTCCACTGGAGCCCAGACCATGTGGAGAGGACTGTTGTCCACGCACCAGCAAGCAGCTGCCCCTCCACAGCCCCTTCTGGGCCGGTAATTCTCAAACCCCATCTTCCCAAGCAGGGGCACTGGTGGCATCCGGGCTGTTTGCTGCCAATCTAGAGAGTAATGGAGTGGAAAAGCCACTTTCTCTAACGATGCCTTGTCTGCGCCTCTATCCTCAGGCTGGAAGAGGCTTCCGGAACATGCTGAGGAGGAGGGGGATGTGTCACTAACTGAGCAGCCTGATGCGGGACAGACATCTCCCAGTGCCTGGTGAGGTCTGCG
Protein-coding regions in this window:
- the LOC144368998 gene encoding uncharacterized protein LOC144368998 isoform X1, producing MQESRDRWSGQWAWGEWSTSSSEMASTLLLSREEAETSQEKTITILISTTIVLSPPSSPPPSPPSPPSPTPSSSPPLILSPPSPPLSIILTPQSPSPSLFSPSSPPPSLPPSIINIITIITTTITSITLMPITIIVLTSITTSVHHQHQHPHYPHFHQHYHPHLYHVHHYHHILTSISSIITITTTLTSITTTITPTSIITFTSITSTINYPHHAHLRYHHHPHLHHHFHHYHYPSLSPPLSPPLLSPPPTPPSSPLSPPSLPPHPHLHHYHHILTSITTTTFSPPSLPPHPHLHHYHHILTSITTTITTSSPPSPPHHHHPHLHHHHHHHHPHLRHHPIILTHIIIIITIIIFSPSTGAQTMWRGLLSTHQQAAAPPQPLLGRLEEASGTC